A single region of the Branchiostoma lanceolatum isolate klBraLanc5 chromosome 1, klBraLanc5.hap2, whole genome shotgun sequence genome encodes:
- the LOC136432237 gene encoding failed axon connections homolog: protein MSEFLGNTQGALAALYEILQTSVLQLFADPTQLSPNQSVVVAAPAMFVGAVLWTFWSGQRRTKVKLRAEFTPGKVYYHAPPPLKVIPCHTPFGMKLETYLRMADIPYETMYSWRMGPKGKIPWIEYNGEAMGDSGLIIEFLNREKGVDLNQSLSEADKAVSRAFTKMGEENTYWGGVRNRWIDNLDQMQELMEVSWIGMLLLRSLRVKRRRNLWAHGMGRHSKDEIEGIVEKDVKAISTFLGTKPYLMGDEPTEADAAVFGQLSEVCCAFPGSYMERLVTVEYPNLQAYFNRMKDRYWPDWGELTKTSVPLSVIEVLSSQYL from the exons ATGTCCGAGTTCCTAGGAAATACCCAGGGAGCGCTAGCTGCCCTGTATGAGATTCTCCAGACTTCAGTCCTACAGTTGTTCGCGGATCCCACCCAACTCTCTCCCAACCAGTCTGTGGTTGTCGCTGCCCCTGCGATGTTTGTCGGCGCGGTGTTGTGGACCTTCTGGAGTGGGCAGAGGCGAACCAAAGTCAAGTTAAGGGCAGAGTTCACGCCAG GAAAAGTGTACTACCATGCACCGCCACCTCTGAAGGTGATCCCATGCCATACCCCGTTTGGAATGAAGCTGGAGACATATCTGCGTATGGCAGATATTCCATACGAGACCATGTATAGTTGGAGGATGGGCCCAAAG GGTAAGATCCCGTGGATAGAGTACAACGGTGAAGCCATGGGAGACTCTGGTCTCATCATAGAGTTCCTGAACAGGGAGAAAGGCGTGGACCTGAACCAGTCCCTGAGTGAGGCAGACAAGGCCGTCAGCAGGGCCTTCACTAAGATGGGGGAGGAGAACACGTACTG GGGTGGTGTCCGAAACAGGTGGATAGATAATCTTGACCAGATGCAGGAACTGATGGAGGTTTCCTGGATCGGGATGCTTCTCCTGAGGTCTCTCAGGGTCAAGCGTAGGCGGAACCTGTGGGCTCACGGCATGGGTCGTCACTCCAAGGACGAAATCGAAGGCATCGTCGAGAAAGATGTCAAGGCCATTTCCACTTTTCTAG GTACTAAACCTTACCTGATGGGCGATGAGCCTACTGAGGCAGACGCAGCAGTGTTCGGTCAGCTGTCGGAGGTTTGTTGCGCTTTCCCTGGCTCCTACATGGAGAGGCTTGTCACTGTGGAGTATCCCAACCTGCAGGCCTACTTCAACCGTATGAAGGACCGTTACTGGCCAGACTGGGGCGAGCTGACTAAAACATCTGTACCTCTGTCTGTCATTGAGGTACTTTCATCCCAATACCTCTGA
- the LOC136432919 gene encoding neuronal acetylcholine receptor subunit alpha-9-like, whose protein sequence is MRGPPNYGKTTPRKRFYFLEEKVTYTCNDGYTIEYGSPREVRCLEGDDGGIWEYDKPVCSVNYKQRLQKDLLDIYSPSLAPENVTINFTGNVEQIVDLTWYDGRLKWNPRYYGGIETFSVPGKDIWTPTFTLKRNANPLHQGLPKGVPVRVSSGGLVQWRVETLTTTVCDADPFFFPADTMDCDICFAANSAIEQNIQCHGRSSTSDVHVDSHPCDSYSLATHEGEWYRRDRIFAKDNREACFSLHLSRIPTFHIATTVGPCIILIVLMTITFVMPVDKGDRISFGVTIQLSMVVSLVFVTEVLPVKGALPFFATLIIVCMGLMGIFLFVTMGVIYIHGKEGRLSLMARVVSLRYMARVLLLGDLTKEKQTSNGTGTDHGEASLTDHQAVVLTNIAFDTSCGDPDITSQISEPPKGPESTGTPGFRQLIASMDEMTKAVKKGTERMTEGMNELKNEMEELTKAVKNEEEVSDYTLLAKVLDRLCLVLYVIGIAAAIPMTMYLSK, encoded by the exons ATGAG AGGTCCCCCCAACTACGGCAAGACAACTCCAAGAAAGAGGTTCTACTTCCTCGAGGAAAAGGTCACGTACACTTGCAACGATGGCTACACTATTGAGTACGGCTCCCCCAGGGAAGTGAGGTGCCTTGAGGGGGACGATGGAGGCATCTGGGAGTATGACAAGCCCGTTTGTTCAG TGAACTATAAGCAAAGGCTTCAGAAGGATCTACTGGACATCTACAGTCCTAGTCTGGCGCCTGAAAATGTCACCATCAACTTTACAGGAAATGTGGAACAGATCGTCGACTTG ACATGGTACGATGGTCGGCTGAAATGGAACCCAAGGTACTACGGTGGCATCGAGACCTTCAGTGTTCCTGGCAAGGATATTTGGACTCCAACATTTACTCTAAAGAGAAA TGCGAATCCACTCCACCAAGGCCTACCAAAGGGCGTACCGGTCCGAGTCAGTAGCGGCGGCCTGGTACAGTGGAGAGTGGAAACTCTGACAACCACCGTTTGTGATGCTGACCCCTTCTTCTTCCCTGCAGACACTATGGATTGCGACATTTGTTTTGCAGCAAACTCAGCAATCGAGCAAAACATAC AATGCCACGGGAGAAGCTCCACTTCAGATGTACATGTGGACAGCCATCCTTGTGACTCTTACTCCCTTGCAACACATGAGGGAGAATGGTATCGGAGGGATAGGATCTTCGCAAAAGACAACAGGGAGGCGTGTTTTTCTCTGCATCTGTCGAGGATCCCCACGTTCCACATCGCCACGACTGTTGGACCCTGCATCATCTTGATTGTACTGATGACCATCACATTTGTCATGCCCGTGGACAAGGGAGACCGGATCTCGTTTGGAGTGACCATTCAACTCTCCATGGTCGTGTCTCTTGTATTTGTTACGGAGGTTCTTCCTGTCAAGGGGGCTCTGCCATTTTTCG CCACGCTGATCATCGTGTGCATGGGGCTGATGGGAATCTTCCTCTTCGTCACCATGGGCGTCATCTATATCCACGGCAAAGAGGGCCGCCTGTCTCTGATGGCGAGGGTTGTTTCTCTCCGCTACATGGCAAG GGTGCTACTTCTGGGAGATCTCACAAAGGAGAAGCAAACAAGCAATGGTACCGGTACTGACCATGGCGAGGCTAGCCTGACCGACCACCAAGCCGTAGTGCTGACAAACATCGCCTTTGACACGAGTTGTGGAGACCCCGACATCACCAGTCAAATATCAGAGCCTCCTAAAGGTCCCGAGTCCACTGGAACCCCAGGCTTTCGTCAGCTGATCGCAAGTATGGATGAAATGACCAAGGCGGTAAAGAAAGGGACGGAGAGGATGACAGAGGGGATGAACGAGCTGAAGAACGAAATGGAGGAGCTGACCAAGGCAGTAAAGAACGAGGAGGAGGTGTCCGACTACACCCTGTTGGCTAAGGTCCTGGACAGGCTGTGTCTTGTCTTGTACGTCATCGGCATCGCAGCAGCCATTCCGATGACCATGTATTTGAGCAAGTAA
- the LOC136429819 gene encoding histamine N-methyltransferase-like, whose amino-acid sequence MEYKLREMFSPDESSTSFCTPDDVKQWLDSTGISYVTSEDETNVNVTECFKEGSEEGMMLLDFLTQTPDASCDPEMRATALEYIRRNSSVVDGKILFKSVTEVIVASKICA is encoded by the coding sequence ATGGAGTACAAGCTGCGGGAGATGTTCAGCCCAGACGAGAGTTCTACGTCATTCTGTACCCCCGATGACGTCAAACAGTGGCTCGACAGCACAGGTATCAGTTACGTCACCTCCGAGGATGAAACCAACGTCAACGTCACCGAGTGTTTCAAGGAGGGCTCGGAGGAGGGGATGATGCTTCTTGACTTCCTGACGCAAACACCTGACGCGTCCTGCGATCCAGAAATGCGGGCAACCGCTCTGGAGTACATCCGACGTAATTCGTCCGTGGTGGACGGTAAGATTCTCTTCAAGTCAGTTACTGAAGTCATAGTCGCCTCAAAGATCTGTGCTTAA